AAGTTAAGATCGTCAACCGTTCCTTTAGAAGAATGCCAATGCCACGAATCGAACAATAGACCAACGTTGCTGCATCCGATCTTGCCGATAAGGTCCATCATTTCCAATTGCGTATGTATAAAAGGAAAACGATTGGCCAGCAGCGAAGTTTGCGGGCCGACGAATTCCAAACCCAGGCGGATGCCGTAATTTTGCAGGATGCGGGCGACCTCCGATAGGCGCGCTCGGTGCTGTTCGAAATTCTGGATGTAAGTCAAATCTCTATGCGAAGGAAGAATCCAGGTGGAGATGCGGGAAACGCCTACACTTTGCAGGATTTCCGCTCGTTTGGGCAACAAAGCCATATCTTGCCGGAATGCATTCTCCGATGTTCGAAATTGCACGGGCAAGCTGCTGGCGCCGAATTGAAGTCCTTTTTCCTTAAGGTAAGAAGCGACGCTATTGCGTTGATCGGGAGTCATTTTTTCCAGTTCGCCCAGGCTGGGGCTGACTCCGCCAAAATCGAAGCGGGCGGCGTATTCGATGGCTTGCTTTTGATCGGCGTTGACGCCGATATGGCCGACGCCGAGGTTTTTATACATCTTGAGCGATTTTTTTTCTTCCGCTAAGGCGGCAGACAAGCCCAGTAGGGCGGGCGCGGCAATCGTCCATTTCGCGAAATCGCGCCTTGAAACGACGTTTTTCGTCGCCGATTGAGTAGTATTCATGGCTTATTCCCCTTTTAGAATATTTTGGCGGGCTGCGCTTCGCTTTAAGCCCACCCTTATGATTCCATTATCCATACTCGATTAATGAAGACAATGGAAAGAGGCTTATCGGTTTTTATTGGCGATCAGTTCCTCGTATTTGGCGGCGGTCCATTGGGCGTCGGCGGGTATGGATTTAACCTCTGCGGGATTGGGACGCAAACGTTCGATTTGCGCGGGATCGTCCACAAGGCGTTTAAGACAACGAGAGAGATCGTTGTCGTTGCCAACTTCGAACAAGAGGCCGTTATCGCCGTCTCGCACTAAATCAGCCATGCCGCCGAGGCGGGAGGTTATAACGGGGACGCGGGCAAGAAAGGCTTCGTGGATGGTGATGGGAGAATTCTCGAACCAGATCGATGGGATGACGAGAACGTCAGAGTTTGAAAGAATGCGCGGGATATCGCGATTTTCGGCGCGTCCGCGCAGGCGGATGCCGGGATGGGCGACGGCGGCCTGAATGCGTTTGACGTAGCCGGTAAACTCGTCGAGATTGCCGTAAACGTCGAGTATCGCTGAGGCGAGGGGGAGGCGATTGAAGGCGTCGATCAATACATGCAGCCCCTTATGCTCGACGATGGTGCCAACGTAAAGAAATCGGATGGGGATCTGAGGGACTCGCGGTTCGGCGGCATAAGCCTCGGAGGCGATGCCGTAATCGGAGAACTCGATCTTATCGGGAGGCAGGCCGTACTCGATGAACTTTTGGCGAAGAAACGGCGATGGGGCGATAAAAAGATCGACTTCATTAAAGAGAACGCGAACGCCGAGAGTGCGGCGGTCCACCATTTTCTTCAAGCGGCTGCGCTGCAAGCGGGTGAGAGCGTTTTCGGCGAATTCCTGGACGCGGCGGGTGAGGCTGGGGTGGAACGGTTCGCCTTCCGGCGCGACGATGCGGGGTTCGGCCCAACAGGCGGTGCAGAAATCGTTGTCGCCAGTGGGCTGAGCGGATGTTTCGAAGACGAGTTCGCGCCTTCCAGCGCCGCATGGCGCCAAGTCGACGAACGCCTCGCGCCAGCCGCGATCGTCTTCTCGCTGTTTGGGATGAAGAATAATCTCACAAAGCGTCGCGCCGTTGCAGGAAACGCGGAAACGAACGCCGTCGCCTGGCTCATTATAAACGCTGGGGTGCATAGCAACGGCGAAAGATAGAGAGGCGCCTGGCGGAATTTCGCAGCGGATAGCGATTCGAGCGGGAGGATGGGCGTAAAGCGCCTCGCGGGCGTCGCCGTTGATGATGCATGGTCCACGGTGAACGAAATCGGATTGCGGCGCGGTGATGCGGCCTTTTTCCATCAGAGAAAGAAGCGTTGGATCGCGCAGGCGTTCGAACGGGGCGAGTATCTTCTTGACAAGGCGCGTACCCAGGCCGCTGGGGAAAGTGTAGCGGCTGATGCATTCGGCGCAGAGATGGGCGTCGACATCATGACAAAGGCGTCCTTCGCCGCGAAAACGTTGTCCGCCGCCGCGGGGACAAGTGAGCCAATAATCGTGCAGCGTAAAAACGACGGGAACGCCCCACTCACGGCATAGCCGGACGCAGCCGAACGAGAGATTCCATAAGTGATGGAAATGGGCGGCGTTGGGTTGGAATTCATCCAACCAACTTGCGAAAGCCGCTTCCACGGCGGGATTGGAATAGGTCTCTTCGAAGGAGGCGAAGGAATGGTTGTTGACGATTTCCAGAAAGGGGAGGCCGTCGCAAGTTCCCCGGCGCGTGGAGTAATTGGGCGCCGCGTGATCGATTTCGCTGTAAAAGAGCCGTACATCGTGGCCGAGCTGCTGAAGCGCCTTTCCCAGATGAAAGCAATACAACTCCGATCCCGCCTGGTGGATGGGAAGAAAATCGTGAATAACCATGAGGATTTTCATGATTCGGAAAAATCCTCCGGCTTGGGCAAAAAGCCGATATGCGTACAGATTTTATATCCCACTGAAGAACGAAACGAATCCATTTGAAATTGAAGACGCTCTTTTTCATCTATGACGCTCAGCCATTTTCTTCTGAGATTATGCAAAGATTGAATGCGGCCTACGTCGGAGGAGATATCCGTCAAAGCAATCAATTCGGCGCTTTCCGATTCCAGTTTATCGACAAAATCGTTAACCGCCGCCAGAACCTCGTAAATATTGCTCGCTGAAACGTAATCCGGAGCGTTTAAACTTTCCACGAGGCGAATTCGGTTAATGAGGATTTGCGCCTGCTGGCGGGCGTTTTCCATCAGCTGGGTCAATTGGGATAAATGATAGTCTTTCTCCTTGAGTATATGTTCCAGATTGCCCGCGTGAAATTGCGAAGCGGCAAGTAACTTTTCCAAATTGCCCGCATGAGTTTGCAGAGAAGAGAGCATAGCTTCGAGATTGCGGGCGTGATTTTGCAGGGATTCGTTGCGATCGCTTAGTTGCGCAGTCTGAGTCTGTTCGTTTTCGATCTGGACGCGTTGGGCGTCGAGCATGTTTTCAAGATTTTTAGAGTGAACTTGTTGGGTTGAGACGATCTGTTCCAGGTTTTGGGCGTGAACCTGTTGAGAACTGACGATCTGTTCCAGGTTTTGGGCATGGTTCTTCCATTCCTCGGCGTTTTTTTCCACATTGGCGATATGACTGGAAAGCGAAGTTAAATGACTCTGCAACTGCGCCATCAATTCATCCAAGTTTTTAGTGTGCAGCCGAGTTTCTTTTTCGCCGCTTTCCAGATTGGCGATGTGATCTTGCAAGCGTTGAAGAAAGGTTTCGCGGTCGGAATGGAGACGGTCGAGATTGGCGATGTGATCTTGCAAGCGCTGGAAGAAGGCTTCACGGTCGGAGTGGAGGCGGTCGAGGTTGGCGATGTGGCCGTGGAGATCGCTGTTTTGTTTTTGCAATTCCCGATGAAGATCGAGATAATTATGGGTTTCCTTTTTATATTCTTCGAGCAGGCGGGCGAGATTGCCGCCGTGCTCCTGCAAGGATCGCGATTGCTCCTGTTGGCGGATCAAAGCGGCGTCGAGATTTTCGGAATGGGATAGCAGTTGTTTTCTCTCTCCGAGCTCTTCCTGGAGGCTTTTATCCAAATTGGCGATATGGTCGAGAAGACGTTGACAATGCTCGTCCCATTGGTCTCTTTTTGTCTCCAAATGGCTGGAATGATCCAACAAACGGTCGATACGGATTCCTTGGGCGTTAAGAAACGATTCTTTCTCAAACAAGAGACCGTAATAAGAGAGCGAGACGAGAAGAGAGGCGGCGCTCCAAATATCCGTCGAGGTTTCTTTTTTCGGCGCGGAGAGAAGAGGTTGAAAATTTTTTTTGAACGAGGGAGACCATTCTCCCCGGCAGGCGGCGGCGGCGATGCGGTAGGCGGGATAGCGATTGTCCAAGGCGTAATAGTGGGAATTGTAAAGCGCATTTAGATTGGCTTTGCCTTCCGCCAATTCCGGAGCAACGCCGAGCGCGTAGTTGGCGAGTTGGAGAGAGAGCCAGCGAGGAAGAAAACCGTTGGGAAATTCGAAGGCGGAAAAACCGTGGCTGCGGATGACGTCCAGCGTTTCCGCGCGGTCGGGCAGCGTATAGAGGGCGTGTTCCTCCAAAAATCGATCTTCACCATTCAACTTTCCCGCGATGAATTCCCGCAGAACCGTTTCCGCCTCGGAGACATGGGATTCGTTATAGGGACCGCTGAGAATCAGCATGTCGTTCGTCACTCGGCAGAGTTCGTCGAGAAATCGTTGGCGCCGGTCTAGCGGGATATGTTCCAACGTATCGAGCGAAACAACGACGTCGAAGGATCGATCCGCGAAGGGAAGCGTTTCGCCGCCATAGCGCAAGGATTGGGGCGCGTCTTCCCATACTACGTCGATGACGGAGACATCCGCTTCGGGCAGAAATAAAGGGAGCAGGCCGCGGGCGCCGCCGACGTCGAGAATGGACGCTTCGCTTTTACCGGCAGCTTCTACGATATGGGCGGCGAAGCGGCAGCGTTGAAAATGATCGAAGGGGAGTTTCTTCAAGTACTCTTCGCGTTCCAAAGGAATCGCCGCCGCCGACAATCGTTCGATGGGGAGCGGGGCGCCTTCGATCCGGATGGTCAGATCGCAGCCGCCGGGAGGGATGGGAACGGCGTTCCAACGATGAAGAAATCCCTCTTCCTGGCGGAAGTTTCCGTTATATCGCAGTTTTAAATCGCCTAGGAAGATATCGGGATGGCGTTCTTCGCCGTTGCGCAATTCGAGGGACAATAGCAAGGGTTGGGAGGAAGCATTGAGGAGATAACAAATCGCATCGCCTTGCAACGAACCGTCCACGGCGCCCTTGCGCAGCGCGAGGTGGAAATTTTCCCCTTGAATGCGCAGACGCTCCGCCAGCCGGCTGCGCTGGCCTTGAAAAGCGCATTGGATGCGATCCCATGATTCGTCCGGTTGGCGGACGGCGAGGATTTCCAATTCATAGGGTTGGGCGCCGAAGCGCAGGCAGACGCTGTATCCCCTTTTCCGTAATTGGGCGATCCAATAGGAGGGAGGGCGCTCGTGAATGTGGGTCGGCTCCTCCCGATGGAAATAAAGCGGATCGGGCGTGGAGAGAAACAACCAGCCTTGCGGTTTGAGAACGCGAGACGCTTCATTCAAGACGGATTCGGGATCGGCGGAATGTTCGATGGAATCGAAAAGGCTGACGGCGTCGAAGGAGGCGTCGCGGAAAGGCAGCGATTCCAAGAGGGCTTGCTGCAATTGGCCCCGCTGTTCAGGCAGTTGGCGCAGAGCATACTCGCTAATGTCGACGCCAACGGCTTCGATTCCGAGTTTTTGCGCTTGCTGGACGAGATAGCCGTAGGCGCAACCCGCATCCAACCAGAGCAGGTTCTTAGCGATGCGTTCCTGGGCTAGCGTCAGCCACGGCGTCCAATCGCCGTGTTCGCATTCGTATCCGGCTTGGCCGTAGCCGCTGCCCAAGCCGTGAAAATAACCTTCATCGTAAAGGCGGCTGAGTTCATTCGCGTCGATTTGATTGGCCATTTTACTCCTATTCCTTGGACGCTTCTTCGGCGGAGGCTGGGGGAAGCCGATGAAGCGACCAGTTGGTATCCATCGCCATGATTCCGTGTTGATCCGTCATGCGCTTGCTGATCGTAAAGGAGTAAGCCCGCTCCCAATGATCGACCGCCTGGGGAAAACCGTCGAAGCGATTGTAGCAGCAAAGCGTGAGGTAATATTGTCCCGGCAATAAGGGCAAACATGGGATTTTGCAGCGAATCGTTCCTTTTTCGCCCGCCTGGTCGAAATCGTAAGCGCGCGGCTGCTTATGCCAGAAATGGTTGGAGCCGTTCACGTAGGCGCCGTCGGAACGGAATATCTGATAGCCGAAAACGGCGCCTTTTACGGGAGCTCGCGTTTCGAAATAGGCGTCGATTACGACTTCATCGTTCGTATCGAAGATGGAGACGGGAGCCCCCGCCGCGTTTTTCATCTCTATGCGTCCGACATGTATTTCTCCCGAACCCCAGCGGGGGCTGCCGGAGTCCTGATTCCGATTCATGGAGGGAACGTTGTCTTTCTTGTGGGTCATTTCCAAATATCGGTCGAGCACTTCTTCCGGAGCTCCCGCCGCGAGGATGCGCCCCTGATCGAGAAGAGCGACCTGGGTGCAGAAATGGCGGATGGCGGCCAGATCGTGCGAGACTAACACGACGGTTTTTCCCTGCGCCTTGAATTCGTTCATGCGGTCGAGGCACTTGTTGCGGAAATGCTCGTCGCCGACGGATAGGGCTTCGTCGATAATCAGGATATCGGGATCGACGGCGGTGGCGATGGCGAAGGCCAGCCGCAGGTACATTCCCGTGGAATAGGTGCGAACCGGCATATCGATGAAATCGCTGAGGCCGGAAAATTCGAGGATGCCGGGGATGAGTTTTTCCGTCTCTTCGCGGGTGTAGCCTTGCAAAGCGCAGTTTAGGAATATGTTGTTGCGCCCGGAGAAATCGCGATGGAATCCAGCGCCCAGCTCCAGGATGGAAGCCACCGAACCCTGGACGTTAAGAGCGCCTTCCGTGGGGCGGGCGATGCCGGAAAGCATTTTGAGCAAGGTCGATTTTCCCGCGCCGTTAGGGCCGACGATGCCGAAGGAGGAGCCTTCGGGGATCGAAAGATAGACGCTGCGCAAAGCCCAAAATTGGCGGTGAAGAGTACGTTTCAGGCCGAGCGCTTCCCATACGCGATGGATAGGGCGCCGATAGATGCGGTAACATTTGCCGAGGTTGGACGCTTCGATCATATTCGGAGGCTCGTTCTCTTTGACATTACGCCGGAATGGCAGATAAGGCGAATGACGCCGTCCATCTCGACGATGCAAACGATCGGGGATGGATAAACGCCGCGCCGTATATTGTAGCGCTGCCCGAGGCGTTAATTGAGGCTTATGCTGGGATAATCGGGACTTGGGGAAATGTCGGCGACGGTAGGTCCGCCTTTTTGCAGCATGGATTCCATGCGTTTGATGAGAAATTCGGCGCGGGCGCCGATGCGGATTTCTTCAAGGAGCCGGACAAGGTCGGGGACGGGCAGACTGAGGAAGGAAGCCATAACGTCCGTTAAGGAGCCGAGTTTCAAATTCAGAGTGGACAAGGTGGGAAATTCCTGGTTGGAACCGGCGTATTCGACGACGACGTCGCTGTAGAGTTGATATAAATGGCGCCGCAGTTGTTTGATTTCGAGAGGAGAAAGGTCGTCTTTTTTATCTTCTAAAATCTCGACGGAAGCCGTGCGGTAAGGGCGGGGAGTGATGATGTCTTTGATTCTTACCCGCTTGATTCCCAGCAGGAGAATGTTGCTGCGTCCGTCGTTCATCGGTTCGTGTTTGGAAATCGCTCCCAGGCAGGCTATAGGATAAATTTCGGGGTTGCCTTCGTATTTTTCTTCCCAACCGGGCTTCAAAATGGACATGCCGATCAACTTTTCGCCTTTCAAGGCGTCGCGCAGCATGATGCGGTAGCGTTTTTCGAAAATGTGAAGAGGAAGCAAGGTATGGGGAAAATGGACTACGTTAGGAAGAGGAAAAAGAGGAAGCATCCCGGAAAAGTTTTTTAGATTAATAAGATCGATCATATCGTCCACCCATTGGCATCCCGCTCGCAATCCCTATGGAAGATAAATTATCTTCACTGGGCGGCGCGGGTAAATTCCGGTTAATCCACGCGAAAAACCGAGACTATGGTTTGCGTATTGCGATACCCAACGAATCACAGCCGCCATAACGAATTCCTATTTCGATTCGCATCAACGCATGGCGATGCCGTTGCTATCGAAAATCGGAGCGGGATTTTTAGGAATCGCTCCGCTTCGAATGCCGACGCTCTTTCAAATTATAGTTGCGGATGAAAAAAGCGAGAAGAATGACAGGCGATTTTTATTGGGGGGAAGGAGGATGCGGAATATCGCCGATAAAGGGGTAAAAATATGTTACGCGCCAATCATTCCCATATAAAGCCAAGGATTCTTTAGGCGATCGAAGAAAGACGGATGCATCCTCAAACATTTCGATGTAAAATAATTTTAACTATATCCAATGCAAGATCAAACGTCCATTCTTACGGAAACGTTTATGGAAATATAATAAATAAGGAAAGGCGCCGAGCGAAAGCTAGCCCGCCGCAATCGATGCAAGGGATGGGATTATGAACGCCCAATCTACAGCGTTGGAAAGCGCTTTAGCTCAATATACGCAAAAAGGGGAATTGTACGAAACGCTTCCAAATGGGAAAGCGCGATGTTTTGCGTGCGGGCATCGCTGTTTGATTCCGGAGGGACGGCCAGGAGTGTGCAAGGTGCGTTTCAATGAAGGCGGCGAGTTGAGAGTTCCATTCGGATATGCGGCGGGACTGCAATGCGATCCGATCGAGAAAAAGCCGTTTTATCACGCCCTGCCCGGCTCCAGCGCCATGAGTTTTGGGATGATGGGATGCGATTTCCATTGTTTATACTGCCAGAATTGGTTGTCGTCCCAAGTTCTGCGCGACTCAAACGCGGCGGCGTCTCTTCACCCGATTTCAGCGCGGGAGATTGTAGATTTGGCGTTGCGATATGGAGCGCGTTTCGTTACGAGCACGTATAACGAGCCGCTGATTACGTCGGAATGGGCCGTTTCGGTTTTTCGTCTGGCCAAGGAAAAAGGATTGCGCACTTCTTACGTATCCAACGGAAACGCCACGCCGGAAGTTTTGCGATACCTTCGCCCCTGGTTGGATATGTATAAAGTGGATTTGAAGAGTTTTCGCGATAAGGAATACCGGAAACTGGGAGGGAAGTTGGAAACCGTGCTGGATTCGATCCGGCGGCTGCGGGAGATGGAGTTTTGGGTGGAGATCGTAACGCTCTGCGTGCCGGGATTGAACGACTCGGAGGGGGAAATGCGGGAAATAGCGCAATTCATCGCTTCGGTGGACCGCAACATCCCCTGGCATATTACGGCATTTCACGAAGATTATAAAATGCGCGGCATAGGGCGTACGCGGGGAGAGACGCTGCTGCGGGCGGGGAGGATCGGCAAAGAAGCGGGATTGAAATTCGTCTATGTGGGAAACCTTCCCGGCTATGCTCCGGAATGGGAAAATACTTATTGTCCCAAATGCGGCGCTTTGCTGATCGAACGAAACGGGTATTTTATCAAAAAAAATTCCATGCATAAGGACGCCTGTCCTCAATGCGGAGAGAGGATCGCCGGCGTCTGGGAATAAGGACGCCGAATCGAGAGCGTTATGAAGCAATTGCGGACGCGGCTTATTATCGCTTTTCTCGCCGTGGCGCTCATGGCCATGATCCCATTGGCTTTTATTCCTTATTACACGTTGACGGAGACGCAGAAGAGCGTACAGGCGGAGATTCTGGACGACGCGCAAGACCGGATCGAGAAATATATTTACCAATTGACGAACGATATCGATACGCAAATTCTCTTCAAAGTGGCGGATCACCTGAAAAATCAAACGTTTCTTGAAAAGCCGAAATGGGCGGACATTTTGGCGACCTGCGAAAGCCGCGACGATACATCCTTCAAAGAGATTAAATTTATCGAAGACCAGATCGTTCAAGGCTATGTGGGAGAGTCGCTGCTGAAAGACAAATTCGTTCAAGGGGATATACAGATTATTCCCAAAAAACAATACGAAGCCATGAAGCCGTGGGTGGATAAGGGATTGATGTACGAGGAGGACAATAAAATCTACGCCTGGATCAATCGCGGATTGTTTCGAGGCCGCCGGGCGGACGATATGGAGTTGGTGGGGGGATTGTTCGCCAAAACCAAATTGATCGAAAAGAATTCCGGAGAAGATCAAGCGACGATCTTCATCGATGAAAACCTGGATGTAAAACCGATCGTCATCCATCCCGCGCCGAGCATCTTGCGGCCCTATCTGCCAAGCGACGTTTACAAGCGCCTGTACAACTTAAAAGACGGCGAGAATTACGCCGAAGGGTATTATGAGATTGCGAATCTACCGGATATCAGGATTAAAGGCATCTATTCCGGCTCGCCCATGCAAGCACGAATTATCCCCATCCTCAACCAAAACCGCGAGCCGGCCGCCTATATGATTCTAGGCGTGCAAACGCTGAAGGTGTGGGATATTCTCGTTATGAAGATGGCGTATGGTTCATTGAGCGTCCTCTTAGCCATCGTATTTTTGGCGGTTTTGGTGGCGAGATCGCTGGTGAAGCCGATTTACGAACTGGCGGACGCCGCCCGCCGCATGTCGCAAGGAGATTTCGACGCGCGGGTCAATGTGACGGGAACAGAGGAGCAGCAAGTGCTCCGATTGACGTTCAACTCCATGGCGGACAGGATTCAACGGCAATTCGAACAAGTCAGGCAGAAGACGCGGGAATTAGAAGAAAGTAACCGGGAGCTGGATCAAACGCAACATTTCCTGCAGAACATTCTGGCCAACATTCGCAGCGGCGTGATGAGCGTGGACCGGCAAGGACGCATCAGCCACATCAACAGGGTCGGCGTCGAAATGCTGCATCTATCGGAGTGGAAAGGCAGCCAGGTGGAAGAAGCGATCTCGTCTCCGGAATTGTTGCGCCTGGTAAGCGGCGCGTTGAAGAACGTTCGGTCGGTTTATCAACAGGAGATTCCCTGCCGCTGCCGGGAGGGAGAGACCTTGTCGCTGCAAGTCAGCGCCGTTCCATTGATGGAAGAATCGGCGTTGACGGGATTGGTCGTTACGTTTCACGATCTGTCCGATATCCGACGGCTGGAAGAGCAGGTGCGCCGGCAGGACCGTCTGGCGGCTTTGGGGCGCATGGCGGCGGGCGTGGCCCATGAAATCCGCAATCCGTTGGGCATCATCCGGGGGTCGGCGCAGCTGCTGAATAAGCGGTTCGGCGGAATGCAAGGGGAAGAGGGTTTATCGGTATTCATCATCGAGGAGGTCAACCGGCTTTCGCGCGTATTAAACGATTTTCTCATGTTCGCGCGTCCGCCATCGCCCAACCTGGAGGAGATGGCGCCGGAAACGCTGCTGCAACAGGTTCTTGCCTATGCGCCGGCGGAAAAGGGATTCGATGTGAAATTGGATGTGGAGCCGGAACTGCCCGCCGTGGCGGCGGATCCGGGATTGACGCGGGAATCCTTTTTGAATTTGCTGATCAATGCGCAGCAAGCCATGCCGGACGGCGGAACGATTACGCTGCGGGCTTTTGCGCGATCCAGCCGGGAAGTGGCGTTCGAAGTCGTGGATCAAGGCGTTGGGATTCATCCCGAAATGCTGGATCAGATTTTCGATCCCTTTT
This genomic stretch from Candidatus Omnitrophota bacterium harbors:
- a CDS encoding sugar phosphate isomerase/epimerase family protein; translated protein: MNTTQSATKNVVSRRDFAKWTIAAPALLGLSAALAEEKKSLKMYKNLGVGHIGVNADQKQAIEYAARFDFGGVSPSLGELEKMTPDQRNSVASYLKEKGLQFGASSLPVQFRTSENAFRQDMALLPKRAEILQSVGVSRISTWILPSHRDLTYIQNFEQHRARLSEVARILQNYGIRLGLEFVGPQTSLLANRFPFIHTQLEMMDLIGKIGCSNVGLLFDSWHWHSSKGTVDDLNLLTNLDIVEVHVNDAPQGLSLGELVDSSRDLPTATGVIDLKRFINFLYNISYDGPVTCEPFNKPLNEMDNEEALKTVSDRMNRLFALIDG
- a CDS encoding glycosyltransferase codes for the protein MKILMVIHDFLPIHQAGSELYCFHLGKALQQLGHDVRLFYSEIDHAAPNYSTRRGTCDGLPFLEIVNNHSFASFEETYSNPAVEAAFASWLDEFQPNAAHFHHLWNLSFGCVRLCREWGVPVVFTLHDYWLTCPRGGGQRFRGEGRLCHDVDAHLCAECISRYTFPSGLGTRLVKKILAPFERLRDPTLLSLMEKGRITAPQSDFVHRGPCIINGDAREALYAHPPARIAIRCEIPPGASLSFAVAMHPSVYNEPGDGVRFRVSCNGATLCEIILHPKQREDDRGWREAFVDLAPCGAGRRELVFETSAQPTGDNDFCTACWAEPRIVAPEGEPFHPSLTRRVQEFAENALTRLQRSRLKKMVDRRTLGVRVLFNEVDLFIAPSPFLRQKFIEYGLPPDKIEFSDYGIASEAYAAEPRVPQIPIRFLYVGTIVEHKGLHVLIDAFNRLPLASAILDVYGNLDEFTGYVKRIQAAVAHPGIRLRGRAENRDIPRILSNSDVLVIPSIWFENSPITIHEAFLARVPVITSRLGGMADLVRDGDNGLLFEVGNDNDLSRCLKRLVDDPAQIERLRPNPAEVKSIPADAQWTAAKYEELIANKNR
- a CDS encoding methyltransferase domain-containing protein, which produces MANQIDANELSRLYDEGYFHGLGSGYGQAGYECEHGDWTPWLTLAQERIAKNLLWLDAGCAYGYLVQQAQKLGIEAVGVDISEYALRQLPEQRGQLQQALLESLPFRDASFDAVSLFDSIEHSADPESVLNEASRVLKPQGWLFLSTPDPLYFHREEPTHIHERPPSYWIAQLRKRGYSVCLRFGAQPYELEILAVRQPDESWDRIQCAFQGQRSRLAERLRIQGENFHLALRKGAVDGSLQGDAICYLLNASSQPLLLSLELRNGEERHPDIFLGDLKLRYNGNFRQEEGFLHRWNAVPIPPGGCDLTIRIEGAPLPIERLSAAAIPLEREEYLKKLPFDHFQRCRFAAHIVEAAGKSEASILDVGGARGLLPLFLPEADVSVIDVVWEDAPQSLRYGGETLPFADRSFDVVVSLDTLEHIPLDRRQRFLDELCRVTNDMLILSGPYNESHVSEAETVLREFIAGKLNGEDRFLEEHALYTLPDRAETLDVIRSHGFSAFEFPNGFLPRWLSLQLANYALGVAPELAEGKANLNALYNSHYYALDNRYPAYRIAAAACRGEWSPSFKKNFQPLLSAPKKETSTDIWSAASLLVSLSYYGLLFEKESFLNAQGIRIDRLLDHSSHLETKRDQWDEHCQRLLDHIANLDKSLQEELGERKQLLSHSENLDAALIRQQEQSRSLQEHGGNLARLLEEYKKETHNYLDLHRELQKQNSDLHGHIANLDRLHSDREAFFQRLQDHIANLDRLHSDRETFLQRLQDHIANLESGEKETRLHTKNLDELMAQLQSHLTSLSSHIANVEKNAEEWKNHAQNLEQIVSSQQVHAQNLEQIVSTQQVHSKNLENMLDAQRVQIENEQTQTAQLSDRNESLQNHARNLEAMLSSLQTHAGNLEKLLAASQFHAGNLEHILKEKDYHLSQLTQLMENARQQAQILINRIRLVESLNAPDYVSASNIYEVLAAVNDFVDKLESESAELIALTDISSDVGRIQSLHNLRRKWLSVIDEKERLQFQMDSFRSSVGYKICTHIGFLPKPEDFSES
- a CDS encoding ABC transporter ATP-binding protein, translating into MIEASNLGKCYRIYRRPIHRVWEALGLKRTLHRQFWALRSVYLSIPEGSSFGIVGPNGAGKSTLLKMLSGIARPTEGALNVQGSVASILELGAGFHRDFSGRNNIFLNCALQGYTREETEKLIPGILEFSGLSDFIDMPVRTYSTGMYLRLAFAIATAVDPDILIIDEALSVGDEHFRNKCLDRMNEFKAQGKTVVLVSHDLAAIRHFCTQVALLDQGRILAAGAPEEVLDRYLEMTHKKDNVPSMNRNQDSGSPRWGSGEIHVGRIEMKNAAGAPVSIFDTNDEVVIDAYFETRAPVKGAVFGYQIFRSDGAYVNGSNHFWHKQPRAYDFDQAGEKGTIRCKIPCLPLLPGQYYLTLCCYNRFDGFPQAVDHWERAYSFTISKRMTDQHGIMAMDTNWSLHRLPPASAEEASKE
- a CDS encoding LON peptidase substrate-binding domain-containing protein → MIDLINLKNFSGMLPLFPLPNVVHFPHTLLPLHIFEKRYRIMLRDALKGEKLIGMSILKPGWEEKYEGNPEIYPIACLGAISKHEPMNDGRSNILLLGIKRVRIKDIITPRPYRTASVEILEDKKDDLSPLEIKQLRRHLYQLYSDVVVEYAGSNQEFPTLSTLNLKLGSLTDVMASFLSLPVPDLVRLLEEIRIGARAEFLIKRMESMLQKGGPTVADISPSPDYPSISLN
- the amrS gene encoding AmmeMemoRadiSam system radical SAM enzyme, with amino-acid sequence MNAQSTALESALAQYTQKGELYETLPNGKARCFACGHRCLIPEGRPGVCKVRFNEGGELRVPFGYAAGLQCDPIEKKPFYHALPGSSAMSFGMMGCDFHCLYCQNWLSSQVLRDSNAAASLHPISAREIVDLALRYGARFVTSTYNEPLITSEWAVSVFRLAKEKGLRTSYVSNGNATPEVLRYLRPWLDMYKVDLKSFRDKEYRKLGGKLETVLDSIRRLREMEFWVEIVTLCVPGLNDSEGEMREIAQFIASVDRNIPWHITAFHEDYKMRGIGRTRGETLLRAGRIGKEAGLKFVYVGNLPGYAPEWENTYCPKCGALLIERNGYFIKKNSMHKDACPQCGERIAGVWE
- a CDS encoding ATP-binding protein, encoding MKQLRTRLIIAFLAVALMAMIPLAFIPYYTLTETQKSVQAEILDDAQDRIEKYIYQLTNDIDTQILFKVADHLKNQTFLEKPKWADILATCESRDDTSFKEIKFIEDQIVQGYVGESLLKDKFVQGDIQIIPKKQYEAMKPWVDKGLMYEEDNKIYAWINRGLFRGRRADDMELVGGLFAKTKLIEKNSGEDQATIFIDENLDVKPIVIHPAPSILRPYLPSDVYKRLYNLKDGENYAEGYYEIANLPDIRIKGIYSGSPMQARIIPILNQNREPAAYMILGVQTLKVWDILVMKMAYGSLSVLLAIVFLAVLVARSLVKPIYELADAARRMSQGDFDARVNVTGTEEQQVLRLTFNSMADRIQRQFEQVRQKTRELEESNRELDQTQHFLQNILANIRSGVMSVDRQGRISHINRVGVEMLHLSEWKGSQVEEAISSPELLRLVSGALKNVRSVYQQEIPCRCREGETLSLQVSAVPLMEESALTGLVVTFHDLSDIRRLEEQVRRQDRLAALGRMAAGVAHEIRNPLGIIRGSAQLLNKRFGGMQGEEGLSVFIIEEVNRLSRVLNDFLMFARPPSPNLEEMAPETLLQQVLAYAPAEKGFDVKLDVEPELPAVAADPGLTRESFLNLLINAQQAMPDGGTITLRAFARSSREVAFEVVDQGVGIHPEMLDQIFDPFYTSKDNGTGLGLSLVHQSVSSQGGSVEVESVPGQGSCFRLIYSTWESIRSIETDRSAV